The Pseudanabaena galeata CCNP1313 genome includes a region encoding these proteins:
- a CDS encoding CIS tube protein translates to MTLVKAMLTTTDAGAVAINFQFNPESLSFARTVTWKVEDGAYTAAGFPKVSYSNRGAETLKLSNLWFDTYEYPTKTSVLDLISPIIKSTEIAGSLKRPPVYIFAWGEQYLKCVVTSISYDLTMFLADGTPVRAKVSIDLQEVDDI, encoded by the coding sequence ATGACACTCGTTAAAGCAATGCTCACCACCACCGATGCAGGTGCTGTAGCCATCAATTTCCAATTTAACCCCGAAAGTTTGTCGTTTGCGAGAACGGTTACTTGGAAAGTAGAGGATGGTGCATATACCGCAGCAGGTTTTCCAAAAGTTTCTTACTCCAATCGAGGTGCGGAAACTTTGAAGTTATCAAATTTATGGTTTGATACTTATGAATACCCAACCAAGACAAGCGTTCTCGATCTCATCTCGCCGATCATCAAATCCACAGAAATTGCAGGGTCATTAAAACGTCCACCCGTATATATATTTGCTTGGGGAGAACAATATCTTAAATGTGTTGTCACCAGCATTAGCTATGATCTAACCATGTTTCTCGCCGACGGTACTCCTGTCAGAGCAAAGGTAAGCATTGATCTCCAAGAAGTTGATGACATTTAA